Proteins co-encoded in one Papaver somniferum cultivar HN1 chromosome 5, ASM357369v1, whole genome shotgun sequence genomic window:
- the LOC113280965 gene encoding uncharacterized protein LOC113280965 isoform X1, with translation MEDNNQSHQFRLQETEEQMEDSIRFQQILSQVYPRLLEVSWTVEDLLVRKAQVELLAMANHLTEIVIEKIRQVDIRIHLIEDVAQLRRLMNQALPEVVHAQEQLDWSVFLDRVNQVLTPLRFSPSNWTHMDPEEFLNQGREELECVSRMWPEATILVAEIAPMVETPALIRIPSDLWKFEMLFNTRLDPDHSYQRQFMTKFIPMLELNKAAIARRMEMPVFSGPSGIVSLAHCINNFSMKILVWNCRGAARPSLVRVMKNLIKRHKPTIVDLLETRVLASHAAGIVGRLGFAESIVIDPEGFSGGMCLLWDPEEVDIQDTKESRWAIHAVVTAKFKSPWILSSFYESTNKVTRKRIWDELGAIAEFGQTGHMVMGDLNKIGARNEKLVARNFQLISCRSSKMSWINVA, from the coding sequence ATGGAGGACAACAATCAGTCACATCAATTTCGTTTACAAGAAACAGAGGAGCAGATGGAGGACAGCATTCGGTTCCAACAAATTCTCTCTCAGGTCTATCCAAGACTATTGGAGGTTTCTTGGACAGTGGAAGACTTGTTAGTTCGAAAAGCCCAAGTAGAACTTCTGGCGATGGCAAATCATCTGACAGAAATTGTGATAGAGAAGATAAGACAAGTGGATATAAGGATTCATCTCATAGAGGACGTTGCACAGTTGAGAAGGCTTATGAATCAAGCACTGCCGGAGGTGGTGCATGCCCAGGAACAGCTGGATTGGAGTGTATTTTTGGACAGAGTCAATCAGGTATTGACACCGCTAAGATTTTCCCCCTCAAATTGGACACACATGGATCCGGAGGAATTTCTAAATCAGGGAAGGGAAGAACTAGAATGCGTGTCAAGGATGTGGCCAGAAGCAACAATTCTAGTGGCGGAAATAGCCCCAATGGTGGAAACTCCGGCTCTTATAAGAATCCCAAGCGATCTTTGGAAGTTCGAGATGCTTTTCAATACTCGCTTGGATCCGGACCATTCCTACCAGCGTCAGTTCATGACAAAGTTCATTCCGATGCTGGAGTTGAACAAAGCAGCCATTGCAAGGAGAATGGAAATGCCGGTCTTCAGCGGACCATCTGGGATTGTTTCCTTGGCTCATTGTATAAATAATTTCTCAATGAAGATTTTAGTCTGGAATTGTAGAGGTGCTGCAAGGCCCTCGCTTGTTCGAGTTATGAAGAATTTAATCAAGAGACATAAGCCAACTATCGTGGATTTGCTAGAGACAAGAGTGCTGGCTTCCCATGCAGCTGGTATTGTCGGTCGTTTGGGTTTTGCAGAGTCTATTGTGATTGACCCTGAGGGTTTTTCTGGGGGTATGTGTTTGTTATGGGATCCGGAGGAGGTGGATATTCAGGATACTAAGGAATCTAGGTGGGCTATTCATGCTGTGGTCACTGCGAAATTTAAGAGCCCCtggattttatcttctttttatgAGAGCAccaacaaggtcactaggaagagGATTTGGGATGAGTTAGGAGCCATTGCCGAGTTTGGTCAAACAGGTCATATGGTTATGGGTGACTTAAACAAGATTGGAGCTAGAAATGAGAAACTGGTCGCAAGGAACTTTCAGTTAATCAGTTGCAGGAGCTCAAAGATGTCATGGATCAATGTGGCTTGA
- the LOC113280965 gene encoding uncharacterized protein LOC113280965 isoform X5 produces the protein MINKQQAIVDGSIEPGGFQTSQNSDVNIQIDVARDSDEHMMESEVGTEGMQNDQQRIEEDGFGLQNNQPLKQGPLKPISYRDLFKNSNESWKNCFKEWGFQEIDLEFEEGHTSMDSTTEEDDGIPIISLDLENKKRIIQPWKYCLIGKVVGKTVGYKFLSFKANAMWKLSGPWFIVGHHLSLRRWKPDFKPSEASVNTTVVWARLPELPLEYFDKTVLEKVGAKIGRLIKVDATTEHVLRGKFARVCVEVSTDKPLVPLVKIGRVLQKVEYEGDPKTVNLEDSYGPWMIVEKKKKKIKGSIPVVKTGSLMAVG, from the exons ATGATTAACAAACAACAAGCGATTGTCGATGGTTCGATTGAACCAGGAGGGTTTCAAACAAGTCAAAATTCAGATGTTAATATTCAAATTGATGTAGCTAGGGATTCGGATGAACATATGATGGAATCTGAAGTTGGAACTGAAGGTATGCAAAATGATCAACAGAGAATAGAAGAAGATGGATTTGGTTTGCAAAACAATCAACCTTTGAAACAGGGACCCTTGAAACCAATTTCTTATAGGGATTTGTTTAAGAATTCGAATGAAAGTTGGAAAAATTGCTTCAAAGAGTGGGGTTTTCAGGAAATCGACTTGGAATTTGAGGAAGGCCATACGTCGATGGATAGTACTACTGAGGAAGATGATGGGATTCCGATTATCAGTTTGGATTtggaaaacaagaagagaattaTCCAACCTTGGAAATACTGCCTAATTGGGAAGGTGGTAGGGAAAACGGTAGGGTATAAATTTTTATCTTTTAAAGCTAATGCAATGTGGAAGCTATCAG GTCCTTGGTTTATTGTAGGTCATCATCTTTCCTTGCGAAGATGGAAACCAGATTTTAAACCATCTGAGGCTTCAGTGAACACTACAGTTGTTTGGGCTAGACTTCCCGAACTCCCACTTGAATACTTCGATAAAACTGTATTGGAGAAGGTAGGAGCTAAAATTGGTAGATTGATTAAGGTTGATGCAACCACTGAGCATGTGTTAAGAGGCAAATTTGCTAGAGTTTGTGTTGAGGTGTCTACTGATAAACCGTTAGTTCCTCTAGTTAAAATTGGGAGAGTTTTACAAAAGGTTGAATATGAAG GTGATCCAAAAACTGTTAACTTAGAGGATAGCTATGGTCCCTGGATGATtgtcgagaagaagaagaaaaaaataaagggaAGCATCCCAGTGGTCAAGACAGGCAGCCTAATGGCAGTAGGTTAG
- the LOC113280965 gene encoding uncharacterized protein LOC113280965 isoform X4 has translation MINKQQAIVDGSIEPGGFQTSQNSDVNIQIDVARDSDEHMMESEVGTEGMQNDQQRIEEDGFGLQNNQPLKQGPLKPISYRDLFKNSNESWKNCFKEWGFQEIDLEFEEGHTSMDSTTEEDDGIPIISLDLENKKRIIQPWKYCLIGKVVGKTVGYKFLSFKANAMWKLSEGPWFIVGHHLSLRRWKPDFKPSEASVNTTVVWARLPELPLEYFDKTVLEKVGAKIGRLIKVDATTEHVLRGKFARVCVEVSTDKPLVPLVKIGRVLQKVEYEGDPKTVNLEDSYGPWMIVEKKKKKIKGSIPVVKTGSLMAVG, from the exons ATGATTAACAAACAACAAGCGATTGTCGATGGTTCGATTGAACCAGGAGGGTTTCAAACAAGTCAAAATTCAGATGTTAATATTCAAATTGATGTAGCTAGGGATTCGGATGAACATATGATGGAATCTGAAGTTGGAACTGAAGGTATGCAAAATGATCAACAGAGAATAGAAGAAGATGGATTTGGTTTGCAAAACAATCAACCTTTGAAACAGGGACCCTTGAAACCAATTTCTTATAGGGATTTGTTTAAGAATTCGAATGAAAGTTGGAAAAATTGCTTCAAAGAGTGGGGTTTTCAGGAAATCGACTTGGAATTTGAGGAAGGCCATACGTCGATGGATAGTACTACTGAGGAAGATGATGGGATTCCGATTATCAGTTTGGATTtggaaaacaagaagagaattaTCCAACCTTGGAAATACTGCCTAATTGGGAAGGTGGTAGGGAAAACGGTAGGGTATAAATTTTTATCTTTTAAAGCTAATGCAATGTGGAAGCTATCAG AAGGTCCTTGGTTTATTGTAGGTCATCATCTTTCCTTGCGAAGATGGAAACCAGATTTTAAACCATCTGAGGCTTCAGTGAACACTACAGTTGTTTGGGCTAGACTTCCCGAACTCCCACTTGAATACTTCGATAAAACTGTATTGGAGAAGGTAGGAGCTAAAATTGGTAGATTGATTAAGGTTGATGCAACCACTGAGCATGTGTTAAGAGGCAAATTTGCTAGAGTTTGTGTTGAGGTGTCTACTGATAAACCGTTAGTTCCTCTAGTTAAAATTGGGAGAGTTTTACAAAAGGTTGAATATGAAG GTGATCCAAAAACTGTTAACTTAGAGGATAGCTATGGTCCCTGGATGATtgtcgagaagaagaagaaaaaaataaagggaAGCATCCCAGTGGTCAAGACAGGCAGCCTAATGGCAGTAGGTTAG
- the LOC113280965 gene encoding uncharacterized protein LOC113280965 isoform X2 produces MEKNEQGSEEEFNAKIDNSSSHINGVSGGNDKRLESQLQTRSMKGFNGSSTNDELLQVNQGRNLNRKNNNFNKSDGGCVNSASPVIVSDPINKGKDKLDSSTFLRNIGVDGGQQSVTSISFTRNRGADGGQHSVPTNSLSGLSKTIGGFLDSGRLVSSKSPSRTSGDGKSSDRNCDREDKTSGYKDSSHRGRCTVEKAYESSTAGGGACPGTAGLECIFGQSQSGIDTAKIFPLKLDTHGSGGISKSGKGRTRMRVKDVARSNNSSGGNSPNGGNSGSYKNPKRSLEVRDAFQYSLGSGPFLPASVHDKVHSDAGVEQSSHCKENGNAGLQRTIWDCFLGSLYK; encoded by the coding sequence ATGGAGAAGAACGAACAAGGCAGTGAAGAAGAATTTAATGCTAAGATTGATAACAGCAGCTCGCACATTAATGGTGTTAGTGGAGGGAATGATAAAAGATTAGAGAGTCAGTTACAAACTAGATCAATGAAAGGGTTTAATGGATCCTCTACTAATGATGAGTTATTACAAGTTAATCAGGGAAGGAATTTGAATAGAAAGAATAACAATTTCAATAAATCTGAtggtgggtgtgtgaattctgctaGCCCAGTTATTGTGAGTGATCCTATAAATAAAGGGAAAGATAAATTAGACTCTTCTACCTTCCTTAGAAATATAGGAGTTGATGGAGGACAACAATCAGTCACATCAATTTCGTTTACAAGAAACAGAGGAGCAGATGGAGGACAGCATTCGGTTCCAACAAATTCTCTCTCAGGTCTATCCAAGACTATTGGAGGTTTCTTGGACAGTGGAAGACTTGTTAGTTCGAAAAGCCCAAGTAGAACTTCTGGCGATGGCAAATCATCTGACAGAAATTGTGATAGAGAAGATAAGACAAGTGGATATAAGGATTCATCTCATAGAGGACGTTGCACAGTTGAGAAGGCTTATGAATCAAGCACTGCCGGAGGTGGTGCATGCCCAGGAACAGCTGGATTGGAGTGTATTTTTGGACAGAGTCAATCAGGTATTGACACCGCTAAGATTTTCCCCCTCAAATTGGACACACATGGATCCGGAGGAATTTCTAAATCAGGGAAGGGAAGAACTAGAATGCGTGTCAAGGATGTGGCCAGAAGCAACAATTCTAGTGGCGGAAATAGCCCCAATGGTGGAAACTCCGGCTCTTATAAGAATCCCAAGCGATCTTTGGAAGTTCGAGATGCTTTTCAATACTCGCTTGGATCCGGACCATTCCTACCAGCGTCAGTTCATGACAAAGTTCATTCCGATGCTGGAGTTGAACAAAGCAGCCATTGCAAGGAGAATGGAAATGCCGGTCTTCAGCGGACCATCTGGGATTGTTTCCTTGGCTCATTGTATAAATAA
- the LOC113280965 gene encoding uncharacterized protein LOC113280965 isoform X6 codes for MINKQQAIVDGSIEPGGFQTSQNSDVNIQIDVARDSDEHMMESEVGTEGMQNDQQRIEEDGFGLQNNQPLKQGPLKPISYRDLFKNSNESWKNCFKEWGFQEIDLEFEEGHTSMDSTTEEDDGIPIISLDLENKKRIIQPWKYCLIGKVVGKTVGYKFLSFKANAMWKLSGHHLSLRRWKPDFKPSEASVNTTVVWARLPELPLEYFDKTVLEKVGAKIGRLIKVDATTEHVLRGKFARVCVEVSTDKPLVPLVKIGRVLQKVEYEGDPKTVNLEDSYGPWMIVEKKKKKIKGSIPVVKTGSLMAVG; via the exons ATGATTAACAAACAACAAGCGATTGTCGATGGTTCGATTGAACCAGGAGGGTTTCAAACAAGTCAAAATTCAGATGTTAATATTCAAATTGATGTAGCTAGGGATTCGGATGAACATATGATGGAATCTGAAGTTGGAACTGAAGGTATGCAAAATGATCAACAGAGAATAGAAGAAGATGGATTTGGTTTGCAAAACAATCAACCTTTGAAACAGGGACCCTTGAAACCAATTTCTTATAGGGATTTGTTTAAGAATTCGAATGAAAGTTGGAAAAATTGCTTCAAAGAGTGGGGTTTTCAGGAAATCGACTTGGAATTTGAGGAAGGCCATACGTCGATGGATAGTACTACTGAGGAAGATGATGGGATTCCGATTATCAGTTTGGATTtggaaaacaagaagagaattaTCCAACCTTGGAAATACTGCCTAATTGGGAAGGTGGTAGGGAAAACGGTAGGGTATAAATTTTTATCTTTTAAAGCTAATGCAATGTGGAAGCTATCAG GTCATCATCTTTCCTTGCGAAGATGGAAACCAGATTTTAAACCATCTGAGGCTTCAGTGAACACTACAGTTGTTTGGGCTAGACTTCCCGAACTCCCACTTGAATACTTCGATAAAACTGTATTGGAGAAGGTAGGAGCTAAAATTGGTAGATTGATTAAGGTTGATGCAACCACTGAGCATGTGTTAAGAGGCAAATTTGCTAGAGTTTGTGTTGAGGTGTCTACTGATAAACCGTTAGTTCCTCTAGTTAAAATTGGGAGAGTTTTACAAAAGGTTGAATATGAAG GTGATCCAAAAACTGTTAACTTAGAGGATAGCTATGGTCCCTGGATGATtgtcgagaagaagaagaaaaaaataaagggaAGCATCCCAGTGGTCAAGACAGGCAGCCTAATGGCAGTAGGTTAG
- the LOC113280965 gene encoding uncharacterized protein LOC113280965 isoform X3, which translates to MINKQQAIVDGSIEPGGFQTSQNSDVNIQIDVARDSDEHMMESEVGTEGMQNDQQRIEEDGFGLQNNQPLKQGPLKPISYRDLFKNSNESWKNCFKEWGFQEIDLEFEEGHTSMDSTTEEDDGIPIISLDLENKKRIIQPWKYCLIGKVVGKTVGYKFLSFKANAMWKLSGKMHILDLGSDFFLFKFDNHLDYKFSLLEGPWFIVGHHLSLRRWKPDFKPSEASVNTTVVWARLPELPLEYFDKTVLEKVGAKIGRLIKVDATTEHVLRGKFARVCVEVSTDKPLVPLVKIGRVLQKVEYEGDPKTVNLEDSYGPWMIVEKKKKKIKGSIPVVKTGSLMAVG; encoded by the exons ATGATTAACAAACAACAAGCGATTGTCGATGGTTCGATTGAACCAGGAGGGTTTCAAACAAGTCAAAATTCAGATGTTAATATTCAAATTGATGTAGCTAGGGATTCGGATGAACATATGATGGAATCTGAAGTTGGAACTGAAGGTATGCAAAATGATCAACAGAGAATAGAAGAAGATGGATTTGGTTTGCAAAACAATCAACCTTTGAAACAGGGACCCTTGAAACCAATTTCTTATAGGGATTTGTTTAAGAATTCGAATGAAAGTTGGAAAAATTGCTTCAAAGAGTGGGGTTTTCAGGAAATCGACTTGGAATTTGAGGAAGGCCATACGTCGATGGATAGTACTACTGAGGAAGATGATGGGATTCCGATTATCAGTTTGGATTtggaaaacaagaagagaattaTCCAACCTTGGAAATACTGCCTAATTGGGAAGGTGGTAGGGAAAACGGTAGGGTATAAATTTTTATCTTTTAAAGCTAATGCAATGTGGAAGCTATCAGGTAAGATGCATATCCTTGATTTGGGtagtgatttttttcttttcaagtttGATAATCATTTAGATTATAAATTTTCTTTGTTAGAAGGTCCTTGGTTTATTGTAGGTCATCATCTTTCCTTGCGAAGATGGAAACCAGATTTTAAACCATCTGAGGCTTCAGTGAACACTACAGTTGTTTGGGCTAGACTTCCCGAACTCCCACTTGAATACTTCGATAAAACTGTATTGGAGAAGGTAGGAGCTAAAATTGGTAGATTGATTAAGGTTGATGCAACCACTGAGCATGTGTTAAGAGGCAAATTTGCTAGAGTTTGTGTTGAGGTGTCTACTGATAAACCGTTAGTTCCTCTAGTTAAAATTGGGAGAGTTTTACAAAAGGTTGAATATGAAG GTGATCCAAAAACTGTTAACTTAGAGGATAGCTATGGTCCCTGGATGATtgtcgagaagaagaagaaaaaaataaagggaAGCATCCCAGTGGTCAAGACAGGCAGCCTAATGGCAGTAGGTTAG